In the genome of Streptomyces aquilus, the window TCATCGCCCGCACGGGCACGACGACCGGCTCGCTCCGCTTCGAGTCGTACAACTACCCCGGCTACTACCTGCGCCACTACAACTACCAACTGAGAGTGGAGCGTTCGGACGGCACGGCCCTGTTCCGCCAGGACAGCTCCTTCACCCCGGTGACGGCCTGGGCCTGACCGCCGGACGGGCCCTAGGGGCGCAGCACGATCTTGCCGTGGGTGTGCCCCTGTTCCAGGTCCTGGAACGCCTCCCGCACCTGCTCCAGCGGGTAGGTGCGGGCGACCGGGACCTCCAGCTCCCCGCGGGCGGCCAGGCGGGCCAGTTCGCCGAGGACGACCGCGGAGGCCGCCGAGCCCTCGCCGTAGGTCCGCGCGCCGACCCTGGCGGCGGCCTGCCAGTCACGGATCGTGTTGATCCGCTCGGGCCGCACGCCCAACTCCACCGCCAGGTCCACATATCCGTCGCCGAACGTGTCGATGAACGCGTCGACCCGCCCGCCGGACGCCTCCCGGACCCGATCGGCCACCCCCTCGCCGTACGCGACCGGGACGACCCCGCGCTCCTTCAGCCAGGCGTGGTTGCGTCCGCTCGCCAGCCCGATCACCGTGGCGCCCCGCCGCCGCGCCAACTGCACGGCCAGCGACCCGACGCCGCCCGCCGCGCCGGACACCACGACGGTGTCCCCGGGGCCGGGGTCCACGGCGAACACGGTGGCGTACGCGGTCGTTCCGGCCACGTACAGGGACCCGGCCACCT includes:
- a CDS encoding NADP-dependent oxidoreductase, with translation MKAVRFHAYGEIDVLRVEDVPRPSPGPGQVLVEVRAAGIQPGEVMIRRGARHGRWPATFPSGQGSDLAGVVVELGPEVRGFAVGDEVLGFTHRRASHAEFVVVDDVNLVSRPQGLAWEVAGSLYVAGTTAYATVFAVDPGPGDTVVVSGAAGGVGSLAVQLARRRGATVIGLASGRNHAWLKERGVVPVAYGEGVADRVREASGGRVDAFIDTFGDGYVDLAVELGVRPERINTIRDWQAAARVGARTYGEGSAASAVVLGELARLAARGELEVPVARTYPLEQVREAFQDLEQGHTHGKIVLRP